A single Triticum dicoccoides isolate Atlit2015 ecotype Zavitan chromosome 2A, WEW_v2.0, whole genome shotgun sequence DNA region contains:
- the LOC119355019 gene encoding uncharacterized protein LOC119355019, with protein MYFSLCSSRMRRHSSSFSLTARLVAPACWNTRSSSSSWWRRRSTSSCKLRSAMAAATASTSATKSSGPMTPRLPSSSGSCLTGTTSISSGSSDHSLFTGRRLAPEEEELVVWEDLAAEDEPMAEDGVRPCRRSYSSVSRMRKLGGGERSRLVHFLFPRFLAPSDRTRRSHSGSLSLPALLPEPRPELHMWPHMAAGGGRGSPAARNVRRGVGNCGARRQRGDRVSTRKRTANP; from the coding sequence atgtacttctccctctgctcctcgcggatgcgccgccactcgtcgtccttctccttgacagcgaggttggtcgcgcccgcCTGCTGGAACACGAGGTCTTCGAGCTCCTCGTGGTGGCGCCGGCGCTCCACCTCCTCGTGCAAGCTCCGCTCGGCAATGGCGGCCGCGACCGCGTCGACATCGGCGACGAAGTCCTCCGGCCCGATGACTCCGCGGCTCCCGAGCTCCTCGGGCTCCTGCTTGACGGGGACGACCTCgatctcctccggctcctccgaccactccctcttcacggggagaaggCTGGCCCCGGAAGAGGAGGAGCTTGTAGTGTGGGAAGATCTTGCCGCGGAGGACGAGCCCATGGCCGAGGACGGCGTACGGCCGTGCCGACGGTCGTATTCGTCCGTCTCGCGGATGCGGAagctcggcggcggcgagaggTCGCGGTTGGTTCACTTCCTCTTCCCGCGCTTCCTCGCGCCCTCCGACCGGACACGCCGCTCGCACTCAGGGTCGCTGTCGCTGCCAGCTCTGCTCCCGGAGCCGCGTCCGGAGCTCCACATGTggccccacatggcggctggaggcggaAGGGGCTCGCCAGCAGCGAGAAATGTGAGGAGGGGAGTGGGGAATTGCGGAGCTCGGCGGCAGCGGGGGGATAGGGTTTCGACCCGCAAACGCACCGCGAACCCGTAG
- the LOC119355020 gene encoding uncharacterized protein LOC119355020 → MYFSLCSSRMRRHSSSFSLTARLVAPACWNTRSSSSSWWRRRSASSCKLRSAMAAATASTSATKSSGPMTPRLPSSSGSCLTGTTSISSGSSDHSLFTGRRLAPEEEELVVWEDLAAEDEPMAEDGVRPCRRSYSSVSRMRKLGGGERSRLVHFLFPRFLAPSDRTRRSHSGSLSLPALLPEPRPELHMWPHMAAGGGRGSPAARNVRRGVGNCGARRQRGDRVSTRKRTANP, encoded by the coding sequence atgtacttctccctctgctcctcgcggatgcgccgccactcgtcgtccttctccttgacagcgaggttggtcgcgcccgcCTGCTGGAACACGAGGTCTTCGAGCTCCTCGTGGTGGCGCCGGCGCTCCGCCTCCTCGTGCAAGCTCCGCTCGGCAATGGCGGCCGCGACCGCGTCGACATCGGCGACGAAGTCCTCCGGCCCGATGACTCCGCGGCTCCCGAGCTCCTCGGGCTCCTGCTTGACGGGGACGACCTCgatctcctccggctcctccgaccactccctcttcacggggagaaggCTGGCCCCGGAAGAGGAGGAGCTTGTAGTGTGGGAAGATCTTGCCGCGGAGGACGAGCCCATGGCCGAGGACGGCGTACGGCCGTGCCGACGGTCGTATTCGTCCGTCTCGCGGATGCGGAagctcggcggcggcgagaggTCGCGGTTGGTCCACTTCCTCTTCCCGCGCTTCCTCGCGCCCTCCGACCGGACACGCCGCTCGCACTCAGGGTCGCTGTCGCTGCCAGCTCTGCTCCCGGAGCCGCGTCCGGAGCTCCACATGTggccccacatggcggctggaggcggaAGGGGCTCGCCAGCAGCGAGAAATGTGAGGAGGGGAGTGGGGAATTGCGGAGCTCGGCGGCAGCGGGGGGATAGGGTTTCGACCCGCAAACGCACCGCGAACCCGTAG